The Streptomyces sp. Alt3 genome has a segment encoding these proteins:
- a CDS encoding helix-turn-helix transcriptional regulator, protein MDNREEVREFLTSRRAKITPGQAGLPAGPRRRVPGLRRSEVAALADMSVEYYAKLERGSLAGVSPTVLEALARALRLDDAERAHLLNLAQAADGSDALTRPRRRRTKDQWRPHRSLQWTLDAITAGPAFVRNGRMDILAANQFALAFYSDLYAVPGNQANLARFNFLDPASRRFYPDWDLFADVAVAILRTEAGRNPYDKDLHDLVGELSTRSDDFRTRWSAHDVRLHGSGTKRFHHHVVGDLTLAFEGLEMAAEPGLTLTVYAAEPGSVSEEGLRLLSSWAATPQAPAPLPHSSEGGTRPGGANP, encoded by the coding sequence ATGGACAACCGCGAGGAGGTCCGCGAGTTCCTCACCTCGCGGCGAGCGAAGATCACCCCCGGGCAGGCGGGGCTGCCCGCAGGACCTCGGCGCCGTGTTCCCGGTCTGCGCAGGAGCGAGGTCGCGGCTCTGGCCGACATGAGCGTGGAGTACTACGCCAAGCTGGAGCGCGGCAGCCTCGCCGGCGTCTCGCCGACCGTCCTGGAGGCCCTCGCCCGTGCCCTGCGGCTCGACGACGCCGAACGCGCCCACCTGCTGAACCTGGCCCAGGCCGCCGACGGCTCCGACGCCCTCACCCGGCCCCGCCGGCGGCGCACGAAGGACCAGTGGCGGCCGCATCGCAGTCTGCAGTGGACCCTGGACGCCATCACGGCGGGTCCCGCGTTCGTCCGCAACGGCCGGATGGACATCCTGGCCGCCAACCAGTTCGCCCTGGCCTTCTACAGCGACCTCTACGCGGTCCCCGGCAACCAGGCGAACCTGGCCCGGTTCAATTTCCTCGACCCCGCCTCGCGCCGGTTCTACCCCGACTGGGACCTTTTCGCCGATGTCGCCGTCGCCATCCTGCGTACCGAAGCCGGCCGCAACCCCTACGACAAGGACCTCCACGACCTGGTCGGCGAGCTCTCCACCCGAAGCGACGACTTCCGCACCCGCTGGAGCGCTCACGATGTCCGCCTCCACGGCTCCGGTACCAAACGCTTCCACCACCACGTCGTCGGCGACCTCACCCTCGCCTTCGAAGGCCTGGAAATGGCTGCCGAGCCCGGTCTCACCCTCACCGTCTATGCCGCCGAGCCCGGTTCGGTCTCCGAGGAAGGCCTGCGCCTGCTCTCCTCCTGGGCCGCCACGCCCCAGGCCCCCGCGCCCCTGCCGCACTCGAGCGAAGGAGGGACCCGGCCCGGCGGAGCTAACCCCTAG
- a CDS encoding LLM class flavin-dependent oxidoreductase: MPHTSRPLRKLGFLTIGLYDEDDPGRGHESTLQLIELGERLGFDSAWVRHRHLQYGISSPVAVLAAATQRTRRIELGTAVTPLGWENPLRLAEDLATVDVLSGGRLNPGVSVGPPMFYDRVKDALYPQTAEAEDFGYGRVERLLDLVRGEPATGAGGREGFEVFSDRVQPHSPGLGSRMWYGGASLRSARWAGEHGMNLLTSSVVKAEGPEEGPADFATVQLSHIRAFRAAHPDGEDARVSQGLVVIPTDSASPEQRARYERYAAERLPRTAVPQGPGRMMFAPDLVGTSEVIAERLQAHAAFREVDEVAFALPFTFEHRDYEQILTDIATKLAPALGRRSGT; the protein is encoded by the coding sequence GTGCCACACACATCGCGACCGCTGCGCAAGCTGGGGTTCCTGACCATCGGACTCTACGACGAGGACGACCCGGGCCGTGGCCACGAGTCCACGCTGCAACTGATCGAGCTGGGTGAGCGGCTGGGCTTCGACAGCGCGTGGGTCCGCCACCGGCATCTGCAGTACGGCATCTCCTCTCCCGTCGCAGTGCTGGCGGCTGCCACGCAGCGCACCCGGCGCATCGAACTCGGCACCGCGGTCACACCGCTCGGCTGGGAGAACCCGCTCCGGCTCGCTGAGGACTTGGCGACGGTCGACGTGCTGTCCGGCGGACGCCTCAATCCTGGTGTCAGCGTCGGCCCTCCGATGTTCTACGACCGCGTCAAGGACGCCCTGTACCCGCAGACCGCGGAGGCCGAGGACTTCGGTTACGGACGGGTGGAGCGTCTGCTGGACCTCGTGCGAGGTGAACCCGCCACCGGGGCCGGCGGCCGGGAGGGCTTCGAAGTCTTCTCCGACCGGGTGCAGCCGCACTCACCGGGGCTGGGCAGTCGGATGTGGTACGGCGGGGCCAGCCTGAGGTCGGCCCGGTGGGCGGGCGAGCACGGGATGAACTTGCTGACCAGCAGCGTCGTCAAGGCCGAGGGCCCCGAGGAAGGGCCCGCCGACTTCGCCACCGTCCAGCTCTCGCACATCCGTGCCTTCCGGGCTGCTCACCCCGACGGGGAGGATGCCCGTGTCTCCCAGGGGCTGGTGGTCATCCCCACCGACTCCGCGTCACCCGAGCAGCGTGCCAGGTACGAGCGGTACGCCGCCGAGCGGCTGCCTCGCACAGCGGTTCCGCAGGGACCGGGGCGCATGATGTTCGCGCCTGATCTGGTCGGCACCTCGGAGGTGATCGCCGAGCGGCTGCAGGCGCACGCGGCGTTCCGTGAGGTGGACGAGGTGGCGTTCGCGCTTCCCTTCACTTTTGAGCACCGGGACTACGAGCAGATACTCACCGACATCGCGACGAAGCTGGCCCCGGCGCTGGGCCGTCGGTCCGGCACCTGA
- a CDS encoding vWA domain-containing protein, translating to MIVSNSSERSPAISLTKVMERAPDLVKLYKAAGSSVRAHGLEGVRAAVYLVLDRSGSMRPYYRDGTMQHLAEQALSLSAHLDDDGVVPVVFFSTDVDGSTDLRLGRHRGLIDKLHENLGHMGRTNYHWAMDEIIDHYIASGSDAPALVVFQTDGGPTSRLAAERYLCKAARLPLFWQFIGFGDPDDNEFTFLHKLDTLAVPARRIVDNAGFFHAGRTPRTIGDNQLYDRLLHEFPQWLAAARTARVLE from the coding sequence GTGATCGTGTCGAACAGCAGTGAACGCTCCCCCGCCATCAGCCTGACGAAGGTCATGGAACGGGCACCTGACCTGGTGAAACTGTACAAGGCGGCCGGGAGCAGTGTCCGCGCGCACGGACTGGAGGGTGTGCGGGCCGCGGTCTATCTGGTGCTCGACCGCTCCGGCTCCATGCGGCCCTACTACCGGGACGGCACCATGCAGCACCTGGCCGAGCAGGCGCTGTCGCTGTCGGCGCATCTCGATGACGACGGTGTCGTGCCGGTCGTGTTCTTCTCGACGGACGTCGACGGATCCACCGACCTCAGGCTTGGCCGGCACCGCGGCCTCATAGACAAGCTCCACGAGAACCTGGGCCACATGGGCCGTACGAACTACCACTGGGCGATGGACGAGATCATCGACCACTACATCGCCTCGGGCAGTGACGCGCCCGCTCTGGTCGTCTTCCAGACCGACGGTGGCCCCACCAGCAGACTCGCTGCCGAACGCTACCTGTGCAAAGCAGCGCGTCTCCCCCTGTTCTGGCAGTTCATCGGCTTCGGCGACCCCGACGACAACGAGTTCACGTTCCTCCATAAACTCGACACCCTCGCGGTCCCGGCCCGCCGGATCGTCGACAACGCCGGTTTCTTCCATGCCGGCCGCACACCAAGAACCATCGGTGACAATCAGCTCTACGACCGGCTCCTGCACGAATTCCCCCAATGGCTGGCCGCCGCACGCACTGCACGCGTCCTGGAGTAG